In Bradyrhizobium guangdongense, the sequence CACGATGCAACTCACCGAGGCGCAGGCCGGCTCCGATGTCGGCGCGCTGCGCACCCGGGCCGAAAAGCAGGCCGACGGCACCTATCGCATCAAGGGGACGAAGATCTTCATCACCTACGGCGAGCACGACATGACCGACAACATCGTGCATTTCGTGCTGGCGCGCCTGCCGGACGCCCCCGCCGGCACCAAGGGGATCTCGCTCTTTCTCGTGCCGAAGTTCATGGTCAATGCCGACGGCTCGCTCGGGGCGCGCAACGACATCTTTGCTTCAGGCGTCGAGCACAAGCTCGGCATGCACGCCTCCCCGACCTGCACCATGACCATGGGCGATCATGGCGGCGCCATCGGATTCCTGATCGGCGAAGAGAACCAGGGCATGCGCTGCATGTTCACCATGATGAACCAGGCGCGGCTCGGCGTCGGTCTCGAGGGTGTCGGCGTTGCCGATCGCGCTTATCAGCAGGCATTGTCCTACGCGCAGGAGCGCAAGCAGGGCCGCGCAATCGGCAAGAAGGGCGACGGGTCCGATGCGATCTTCGTCCATCCCGACGTCAAGCGCATGCTGATGCGGATGCGGGCGCAGACCGCGGCCGCGCGCACCATCTGCTATGCCACCGCCGTCGCGCTCGACGTCTCCATGCGCGCCAAGGACCCGCAGGTGCGCGCCGACGCGGCTGCACGCGCGGCGCTGCTGACGCCGATGGCAAAGGGCTATTCGACCGATATCGGCAACGAAGTCGCCTATCTTGGCGTGCAGGTGCATGGCGGCATGGGCTTCATCGAGGAGACCGGCGCCGCGCAGCATTATCGCGATGCGCGGATCACGGCGATCTACGAGGGCACCAACGGCATCCAGGCGATCGACCTCGTCACGCGCAAGCTGGCCGCCAATGGCGGCGCGTCGGTGTGGGCGCTGCTCGATGAGCTTTCCGCCGTCGTCAGCCAAGTCGAGGCCTCCAACGATCCCGCCTTCGGCACCACGGGCGTGAAGTTGCGCGAGGCACTGGAGGCGTTGACACGCACCAGCAAATGGCTGCTCGAGCGCTTCACGTCCGCGCCGAACGAGGCGCTGGCCGGCGCGACGCCGTATCTGCAGCAGTTCGGCTCGACGCTCGGCGGCTGCATGCTGGCCTCTGAGGCGCTCGCGGCCAAGGCCGGCGGCATCACGGATGCCGCACGCTACGTCTCGCTGGCGCGCTTCTTCGCCGAGAACAT encodes:
- a CDS encoding acyl-CoA dehydrogenase yields the protein MTYRAPISDMLLSLNHGAGLKAAVDAGHYGDFDADITAAVLEEAAKFATEVLAPLNKVGDEHGIKLDQGKVTTAPGWPDAYKRWTEGGWNAVSGPEDFGGQGLPLAINAACTEIWSAANVAFGLCPLLTASAIEALDAHGSDELKKIYLEKLVSGEWTGTMQLTEAQAGSDVGALRTRAEKQADGTYRIKGTKIFITYGEHDMTDNIVHFVLARLPDAPAGTKGISLFLVPKFMVNADGSLGARNDIFASGVEHKLGMHASPTCTMTMGDHGGAIGFLIGEENQGMRCMFTMMNQARLGVGLEGVGVADRAYQQALSYAQERKQGRAIGKKGDGSDAIFVHPDVKRMLMRMRAQTAAARTICYATAVALDVSMRAKDPQVRADAAARAALLTPMAKGYSTDIGNEVAYLGVQVHGGMGFIEETGAAQHYRDARITAIYEGTNGIQAIDLVTRKLAANGGASVWALLDELSAVVSQVEASNDPAFGTTGVKLREALEALTRTSKWLLERFTSAPNEALAGATPYLQQFGSTLGGCMLASEALAAKAGGITDAARYVSLARFFAENIAVQAGGLERTVTESAESVAAADAVLLG